A DNA window from Hevea brasiliensis isolate MT/VB/25A 57/8 chromosome 2, ASM3005281v1, whole genome shotgun sequence contains the following coding sequences:
- the LOC110640032 gene encoding probable serine/threonine protein kinase IRE4 isoform X1 — protein sequence MDETDGNFSSPPADIPSGLNRIKTRPVPSKDQFSSKPDDLTQSKTYVASRPPVKGKQKQKSLFQGRAKVSSSRGEELCKGKKLTRWFTSYFSKDINQVISDVSANIEESSLEARTLDKKEQAGSKIFNDENYLNGKQSSLESLSRSKMPKGLKSFSHELGPRGSIPPAFPRAHSYSDLKELLGSLHSRFDAAKELVNAELASFAGDVMDVLEKIDSSLQEDLKMGEDLLILAQLCMEMNCSQFRIKCQIIVQDLTEKRQQCQTGLLKWLFTRMLFILTRCTRLLQFQKDTKPIDEKSLCKLTKCLESVPSVEMSWVAKHGIGDSDIGYALNQKGDIKQKLQGENNLSSLPEAVCCGSQELDDLSGVTSIKDSLEQKLPSQNSNKEPLLQLQQFCHADKSSIRNSINNSSCSLHDQRQCLNDSLHEQERVLDVSDSVICRICEEIVPISHLESHSYICAYADKCDLNCLDVDERLLNLAEILEQIVESRNIDVHPSYSPENSRTQTVNSVTAEVCSPKISEWRNKGVEGMFEDIHEMDTAFIDDSHLSPANLKGHFSIKLCNNGATSSTGSMTSVSSTNTPKAGHFVSFWLEHNNPSELEDIQQMIDLADIARCVASTNLSKEGSYEFLLACMQDLQDVLHNSKLKALVIDTFGGRIEKLLREKYILACDIMDTKSPASDAKLKENSRLLFDNASQSSATSTPVHSSHKERTSIDDFEIIKPISRGAFGKVFLARKRITGDLFAIKVLKKLDMLCKNDVQRILAERNILITVRNPFVVRFFYSFTCSDNLYLVMEYLNGGDLYSLLRKVSCLEEDVARIYIAELVLALEYLHSLGIVHRDLKPDNILIAHDGHIKLTDFGLSKIGLINSTIELSGPEMDRNKVSGAHSPHTQQAEDRSRHSAVGTPDYLAPEILLGTEHGYAADWWSAGIILFELLTGIPPFTAESPEIIFYNILNRKIPWPPVPDSMSYEAQDFINRLITHDPNQRLGANGSTEVKSHPFFRGVDWDNLALQKAVFVPSPDSADDTSYFVSRFSQISSGMPNDQNSSCSDTEDYGLSSNTGDEMDECGDLAEFDSSPLALINFSFKNLSQLASINHDVLLQTGRDSGKHSPSRAPDTEHI from the exons ATGGATGAAACCGATGGAAATTTCTCATCGCCACCGGCTGATATTCCGTCCGGTTTGAATCGGATTAAGACTCGTCCAGTCCCTTCCAAGGATCAGTTCAGTTCAAAACCAGATGACTTGACTCAGTCCAAGACTTATGTAGCTTCAAGGCCTCCCGTGAAGGGGAAGCAGAAGCAGAAGAGCCTGTTTCAAGGACGTGCTAAAGTTTCTTCTTCTAGAGGAG AAGAACTGTGTAAAGGAAAGAAGTTAACTCGATGGTTCACGTCATATTTTTCCAAGGATATTAACCAAGTTATCAGTGATGTTTCTGCGAATATTGAG GAGAGTAGCTTGGAAGCTAGGACACTTGACAAAAAGGAACAAGcaggaagcaaaattttcaatgatGAGAATTATCTAAATGGAAAGCAATCTTCTTTGGAGAGTTTAAGCCGGAGTAAAATGCCAAAGGGCTTAAAAAGTTTTTCCCATGAGTTAGGACCAAGGGGCAGCATTCCACCTGCCTTCCCTCGGGCTCATAGCTACAGTGATTTGAAG GAGCTGTTGGGTTCTTTGCATTCAAGATTTGATGCTGCTAAAGAATTGGTGAATGCAGAACTGGCTAGTTTTGCAGGCGATGTCATGGATGTCCTTGAGAAAATTGACTCTTCATTGCAAGAAGACTTGAAAATGGGAGAGGATCTTCTGATTCTGGCACAGCTGTGCATGGAGATGAACTGCTCTCAGTTTCGCATCAAGTGTCAAATAATCGTTCAAGATCTGACTGAGAAAAGACAACAGTGTCAAACTGGACTACTGAAGTGGCTATTTACTCGCATGCTTTTTATATTGACACGCTGCACTAGACTATTGCAGTTTCAGAAGGACACCAAACCTATTGATGAGAAATCACTTTGTAAGCTCACAAAATGTCTAGAAAGTGTTCCTTCTGTTGAAATGAGTTGGGTTGCCAAACATGGGATTGGTGATTCTGATATTGGTTATGCTTTAAATCAGAAAGGTGACATCAAACAAAAGTTGCAGggagaaaataatttatcttctCTTCCTGAGGCAGTGTGCTGTGGTTCTCAAGAGCTGGATGATCTGAGTGGCGTAACTTCCATAAAGGATTCTCTGGAACAAAAGTTGCCATCTCAAAATTCCAACAAAGAGCCCCTTTTACAACTGCAACAGTTTTGTCATGCTGATAAAAGCTCCATTAGAAATTCAATAAACAATTCTAGTTGTTCACTTCATGATCAGAGGCAATGCTTAAATGATTCTCTTCATGAACAGGAGCGAGTTTTAGATGTATCTGATTCAGTGATCTGTAGAATATGTGAAGAAATTGTGCCTATTTCTCATCTAGAATCTCATTCTTATATATGTGCATATGCAGATAAGTGCGACTTAAATTGTCTAGATGTAGATGAACGCCTTTTGAACCTTGCAGAGATATTGGAACAGATTGTAGAGTCACGTAATATTGATGTTCATCCATCATATAGCCCTGAAAATTCAAGAACACAAACTGTAAATTCTGTCACTGCTGAAGTTTGCTCTCCCAAGATAAGTGAATGGCGAAATAAAGGTGTTGAAGGAATGTTTGAAGATATACATGAGATGGATACTGCATTTATAGATGATTCTCATCTATCCCCTGCTAACTTAAAAGGCCACTTCAGTATAAAGTTATGTAATAATGGTGCAACCTCCTCAACTGGAAGCATGACATCAGTTTCCTCCACTAATACCCCAAAAGCTGGCCATTTTGTTTCCTTCTGGTTAGAACATAACAATCCTTCAGAGTTAGAGGACATCCAACAG ATGATTGACCTTGCAGACATAGCCCGCTGTGTGGCAAGCACAAATCTCTCAAAGGAAGGGTCATATGAGTTTTTGCTTGCTTGTATGCAAGATCTACAGGATGTTTTACATAATAGCAAGCTCAAAGCTCTTGTAATAGACACTTTTGGGGGTCGGATAGAGAAACTTCTGCG GGAAAAGTATATACTTGCTTGTGACATAATGGATACTAAAAGTCCTGCAAGTGACGCGAAACTTAAGGAAAATTCTAGACTTTTATTCGATAATGCATCTCAAAGTAGTGCAACGTCAACTCCTGTACACTCATCACATAAAGAAAGGACAAGCATTGATGATTTTGAAATCATCAAACCAATAAGTAGAGGTGCCTTTGGGAAAGTCTTTCTGGCACGCAAACGGATAACAGGAGATTTATTTGCAATTAAG GTTCTCAAGAAACTGGACATGTTGTGCAAGAATGATGTTCAGCGCATATTAGCAGAACGTAACATACTAATAACAGTTCGAAACCCATTTGTG GTTCGATTTTTTTATTCCTTCACCTGTAGCGATAACCTCTATTTGGTTATGGAATATCTCAATGGAGGTGATCTATATTCTTTGCTGAGAAAAGTCAGTTGCCTTGAGGAAGATGTAGCCCGTATATATATTGCAGAACTG GTTCTTGCTTTAGAGTATCTCCACTCTCTTGGAATTGTGCATCGTGATCTGAAACCAGACAACATACTGATTGCGCATGATGGGCACATCAAG CTTACAGACTTTGGGCTGTCAAAAATTGGCCTTATAAACAGCACCATTGAATTGTCAGGACCTGAGATGGATAGAAATAAAGTTTCAGGTGCTCATAGCCCACACACTCAACAAGCAGAAGACAGAAGTCGGCACTCAGCTGTTGGAACACCTGACTATCTTGCACCTGAAATTCTTCTTGGGACTGAGCATG GTTATGCTGCAGACTGGTGGTCTGCGGGAATAATTTTATTTGAACTTTTAACTGGAATACCACCCTTCACTGCTGAGAGTCCTGAG ATAATTTTTTACAACATTCTTAATAGAAAAATCCCTTGGCCTCCTGTTCCAGACAGCATGTCTTACGAGGCCCAAGACTTCATTAACAG GTTAATTACTCATGATCCAAATCAACGCTTAGGAGCGAATGGATCAACAGAG GTTAAATCACATCCTTTTTTCAGAGGAGTGGATTGGGACAACCTTGCATTGCAAAAG
- the LOC110640032 gene encoding probable serine/threonine protein kinase IRE4 isoform X3, with translation MDETDGNFSSPPADIPSGLNRIKTRPVPSKDQFSSKPDDLTQSKTYVASRPPVKGKQKQKSLFQGRAKVSSSRGEELCKGKKLTRWFTSYFSKDINQVISDVSANIEESSLEARTLDKKEQAGSKIFNDENYLNGKQSSLESLSRSKMPKGLKSFSHELGPRGSIPPAFPRAHSYSDLKELLGSLHSRFDAAKELVNAELASFAGDVMDVLEKIDSSLQEDLKMGEDLLILAQLCMEMNCSQFRIKCQIIVQDLTEKRQQCQTGLLKWLFTRMLFILTRCTRLLQFQKDTKPIDEKSLCKLTKCLESVPSVEMSWVAKHGIGDSDIGYALNQKGDIKQKLQGENNLSSLPEAVCCGSQELDDLSGVTSIKDSLEQKLPSQNSNKEPLLQLQQFCHADKSSIRNSINNSSCSLHDQRQCLNDSLHEQERVLDVSDSVICRICEEIVPISHLESHSYICAYADKCDLNCLDVDERLLNLAEILEQIVESRNIDVHPSYSPENSRTQTVNSVTAEVCSPKISEWRNKGVEGMFEDIHEMDTAFIDDSHLSPANLKGHFSIKLCNNGATSSTGSMTSVSSTNTPKAGHFVSFWLEHNNPSELEDIQQMIDLADIARCVASTNLSKEGSYEFLLACMQDLQDVLHNSKLKALVIDTFGGRIEKLLREKYILACDIMDTKSPASDAKLKENSRLLFDNASQSSATSTPVHSSHKERTSIDDFEIIKPISRGAFGKVFLARKRITGDLFAIKVLKKLDMLCKNDVQRILAERNILITVRNPFVVLALEYLHSLGIVHRDLKPDNILIAHDGHIKLTDFGLSKIGLINSTIELSGPEMDRNKVSGAHSPHTQQAEDRSRHSAVGTPDYLAPEILLGTEHGYAADWWSAGIILFELLTGIPPFTAESPEIIFYNILNRKIPWPPVPDSMSYEAQDFINRLITHDPNQRLGANGSTEVKSHPFFRGVDWDNLALQKAVFVPSPDSADDTSYFVSRFSQISSGMPNDQNSSCSDTEDYGLSSNTGDEMDECGDLAEFDSSPLALINFSFKNLSQLASINHDVLLQTGRDSGKHSPSRAPDTEHI, from the exons ATGGATGAAACCGATGGAAATTTCTCATCGCCACCGGCTGATATTCCGTCCGGTTTGAATCGGATTAAGACTCGTCCAGTCCCTTCCAAGGATCAGTTCAGTTCAAAACCAGATGACTTGACTCAGTCCAAGACTTATGTAGCTTCAAGGCCTCCCGTGAAGGGGAAGCAGAAGCAGAAGAGCCTGTTTCAAGGACGTGCTAAAGTTTCTTCTTCTAGAGGAG AAGAACTGTGTAAAGGAAAGAAGTTAACTCGATGGTTCACGTCATATTTTTCCAAGGATATTAACCAAGTTATCAGTGATGTTTCTGCGAATATTGAG GAGAGTAGCTTGGAAGCTAGGACACTTGACAAAAAGGAACAAGcaggaagcaaaattttcaatgatGAGAATTATCTAAATGGAAAGCAATCTTCTTTGGAGAGTTTAAGCCGGAGTAAAATGCCAAAGGGCTTAAAAAGTTTTTCCCATGAGTTAGGACCAAGGGGCAGCATTCCACCTGCCTTCCCTCGGGCTCATAGCTACAGTGATTTGAAG GAGCTGTTGGGTTCTTTGCATTCAAGATTTGATGCTGCTAAAGAATTGGTGAATGCAGAACTGGCTAGTTTTGCAGGCGATGTCATGGATGTCCTTGAGAAAATTGACTCTTCATTGCAAGAAGACTTGAAAATGGGAGAGGATCTTCTGATTCTGGCACAGCTGTGCATGGAGATGAACTGCTCTCAGTTTCGCATCAAGTGTCAAATAATCGTTCAAGATCTGACTGAGAAAAGACAACAGTGTCAAACTGGACTACTGAAGTGGCTATTTACTCGCATGCTTTTTATATTGACACGCTGCACTAGACTATTGCAGTTTCAGAAGGACACCAAACCTATTGATGAGAAATCACTTTGTAAGCTCACAAAATGTCTAGAAAGTGTTCCTTCTGTTGAAATGAGTTGGGTTGCCAAACATGGGATTGGTGATTCTGATATTGGTTATGCTTTAAATCAGAAAGGTGACATCAAACAAAAGTTGCAGggagaaaataatttatcttctCTTCCTGAGGCAGTGTGCTGTGGTTCTCAAGAGCTGGATGATCTGAGTGGCGTAACTTCCATAAAGGATTCTCTGGAACAAAAGTTGCCATCTCAAAATTCCAACAAAGAGCCCCTTTTACAACTGCAACAGTTTTGTCATGCTGATAAAAGCTCCATTAGAAATTCAATAAACAATTCTAGTTGTTCACTTCATGATCAGAGGCAATGCTTAAATGATTCTCTTCATGAACAGGAGCGAGTTTTAGATGTATCTGATTCAGTGATCTGTAGAATATGTGAAGAAATTGTGCCTATTTCTCATCTAGAATCTCATTCTTATATATGTGCATATGCAGATAAGTGCGACTTAAATTGTCTAGATGTAGATGAACGCCTTTTGAACCTTGCAGAGATATTGGAACAGATTGTAGAGTCACGTAATATTGATGTTCATCCATCATATAGCCCTGAAAATTCAAGAACACAAACTGTAAATTCTGTCACTGCTGAAGTTTGCTCTCCCAAGATAAGTGAATGGCGAAATAAAGGTGTTGAAGGAATGTTTGAAGATATACATGAGATGGATACTGCATTTATAGATGATTCTCATCTATCCCCTGCTAACTTAAAAGGCCACTTCAGTATAAAGTTATGTAATAATGGTGCAACCTCCTCAACTGGAAGCATGACATCAGTTTCCTCCACTAATACCCCAAAAGCTGGCCATTTTGTTTCCTTCTGGTTAGAACATAACAATCCTTCAGAGTTAGAGGACATCCAACAG ATGATTGACCTTGCAGACATAGCCCGCTGTGTGGCAAGCACAAATCTCTCAAAGGAAGGGTCATATGAGTTTTTGCTTGCTTGTATGCAAGATCTACAGGATGTTTTACATAATAGCAAGCTCAAAGCTCTTGTAATAGACACTTTTGGGGGTCGGATAGAGAAACTTCTGCG GGAAAAGTATATACTTGCTTGTGACATAATGGATACTAAAAGTCCTGCAAGTGACGCGAAACTTAAGGAAAATTCTAGACTTTTATTCGATAATGCATCTCAAAGTAGTGCAACGTCAACTCCTGTACACTCATCACATAAAGAAAGGACAAGCATTGATGATTTTGAAATCATCAAACCAATAAGTAGAGGTGCCTTTGGGAAAGTCTTTCTGGCACGCAAACGGATAACAGGAGATTTATTTGCAATTAAG GTTCTCAAGAAACTGGACATGTTGTGCAAGAATGATGTTCAGCGCATATTAGCAGAACGTAACATACTAATAACAGTTCGAAACCCATTTGTG GTTCTTGCTTTAGAGTATCTCCACTCTCTTGGAATTGTGCATCGTGATCTGAAACCAGACAACATACTGATTGCGCATGATGGGCACATCAAG CTTACAGACTTTGGGCTGTCAAAAATTGGCCTTATAAACAGCACCATTGAATTGTCAGGACCTGAGATGGATAGAAATAAAGTTTCAGGTGCTCATAGCCCACACACTCAACAAGCAGAAGACAGAAGTCGGCACTCAGCTGTTGGAACACCTGACTATCTTGCACCTGAAATTCTTCTTGGGACTGAGCATG GTTATGCTGCAGACTGGTGGTCTGCGGGAATAATTTTATTTGAACTTTTAACTGGAATACCACCCTTCACTGCTGAGAGTCCTGAG ATAATTTTTTACAACATTCTTAATAGAAAAATCCCTTGGCCTCCTGTTCCAGACAGCATGTCTTACGAGGCCCAAGACTTCATTAACAG GTTAATTACTCATGATCCAAATCAACGCTTAGGAGCGAATGGATCAACAGAG GTTAAATCACATCCTTTTTTCAGAGGAGTGGATTGGGACAACCTTGCATTGCAAAAG
- the LOC110640032 gene encoding probable serine/threonine protein kinase IRE4 isoform X2: MDETDGNFSSPPADIPSGLNRIKTRPVPSKDQFSSKPDDLTQSKTYVASRPPVKGKQKQKSLFQGRAKVSSSRGEELCKGKKLTRWFTSYFSKDINQVISDVSANIEESSLEARTLDKKEQAGSKIFNDENYLNGKQSSLESLSRSKMPKGLKSFSHELGPRGSIPPAFPRAHSYSDLKELLGSLHSRFDAAKELVNAELASFAGDVMDVLEKIDSSLQEDLKMGEDLLILAQLCMEMNCSQFRIKCQIIVQDLTEKRQQCQTGLLKWLFTRMLFILTRCTRLLQFQKDTKPIDEKSLCKLTKCLESVPSVEMSWVAKHGIGDSDIGYALNQKGDIKQKLQGENNLSSLPEAVCCGSQELDDLSGVTSIKDSLEQKLPSQNSNKEPLLQLQQFCHADKSSIRNSINNSSCSLHDQRQCLNDSLHEQERVLDVSDSVICRICEEIVPISHLESHSYICAYADKCDLNCLDVDERLLNLAEILEQIVESRNIDVHPSYSPENSRTQTVNSVTAEVCSPKISEWRNKGVEGMFEDIHEMDTAFIDDSHLSPANLKGHFSIKLCNNGATSSTGSMTSVSSTNTPKAGHFVSFWLEHNNPSELEDIQQMIDLADIARCVASTNLSKEGSYEFLLACMQDLQDVLHNSKLKALVIDTFGGRIEKLLREKYILACDIMDTKSPASDAKLKENSRLLFDNASQSSATSTPVHSSHKERTSIDDFEIIKPISRGAFGKVFLARKRITGDLFAIKVRFFYSFTCSDNLYLVMEYLNGGDLYSLLRKVSCLEEDVARIYIAELVLALEYLHSLGIVHRDLKPDNILIAHDGHIKLTDFGLSKIGLINSTIELSGPEMDRNKVSGAHSPHTQQAEDRSRHSAVGTPDYLAPEILLGTEHGYAADWWSAGIILFELLTGIPPFTAESPEIIFYNILNRKIPWPPVPDSMSYEAQDFINRLITHDPNQRLGANGSTEVKSHPFFRGVDWDNLALQKAVFVPSPDSADDTSYFVSRFSQISSGMPNDQNSSCSDTEDYGLSSNTGDEMDECGDLAEFDSSPLALINFSFKNLSQLASINHDVLLQTGRDSGKHSPSRAPDTEHI, encoded by the exons ATGGATGAAACCGATGGAAATTTCTCATCGCCACCGGCTGATATTCCGTCCGGTTTGAATCGGATTAAGACTCGTCCAGTCCCTTCCAAGGATCAGTTCAGTTCAAAACCAGATGACTTGACTCAGTCCAAGACTTATGTAGCTTCAAGGCCTCCCGTGAAGGGGAAGCAGAAGCAGAAGAGCCTGTTTCAAGGACGTGCTAAAGTTTCTTCTTCTAGAGGAG AAGAACTGTGTAAAGGAAAGAAGTTAACTCGATGGTTCACGTCATATTTTTCCAAGGATATTAACCAAGTTATCAGTGATGTTTCTGCGAATATTGAG GAGAGTAGCTTGGAAGCTAGGACACTTGACAAAAAGGAACAAGcaggaagcaaaattttcaatgatGAGAATTATCTAAATGGAAAGCAATCTTCTTTGGAGAGTTTAAGCCGGAGTAAAATGCCAAAGGGCTTAAAAAGTTTTTCCCATGAGTTAGGACCAAGGGGCAGCATTCCACCTGCCTTCCCTCGGGCTCATAGCTACAGTGATTTGAAG GAGCTGTTGGGTTCTTTGCATTCAAGATTTGATGCTGCTAAAGAATTGGTGAATGCAGAACTGGCTAGTTTTGCAGGCGATGTCATGGATGTCCTTGAGAAAATTGACTCTTCATTGCAAGAAGACTTGAAAATGGGAGAGGATCTTCTGATTCTGGCACAGCTGTGCATGGAGATGAACTGCTCTCAGTTTCGCATCAAGTGTCAAATAATCGTTCAAGATCTGACTGAGAAAAGACAACAGTGTCAAACTGGACTACTGAAGTGGCTATTTACTCGCATGCTTTTTATATTGACACGCTGCACTAGACTATTGCAGTTTCAGAAGGACACCAAACCTATTGATGAGAAATCACTTTGTAAGCTCACAAAATGTCTAGAAAGTGTTCCTTCTGTTGAAATGAGTTGGGTTGCCAAACATGGGATTGGTGATTCTGATATTGGTTATGCTTTAAATCAGAAAGGTGACATCAAACAAAAGTTGCAGggagaaaataatttatcttctCTTCCTGAGGCAGTGTGCTGTGGTTCTCAAGAGCTGGATGATCTGAGTGGCGTAACTTCCATAAAGGATTCTCTGGAACAAAAGTTGCCATCTCAAAATTCCAACAAAGAGCCCCTTTTACAACTGCAACAGTTTTGTCATGCTGATAAAAGCTCCATTAGAAATTCAATAAACAATTCTAGTTGTTCACTTCATGATCAGAGGCAATGCTTAAATGATTCTCTTCATGAACAGGAGCGAGTTTTAGATGTATCTGATTCAGTGATCTGTAGAATATGTGAAGAAATTGTGCCTATTTCTCATCTAGAATCTCATTCTTATATATGTGCATATGCAGATAAGTGCGACTTAAATTGTCTAGATGTAGATGAACGCCTTTTGAACCTTGCAGAGATATTGGAACAGATTGTAGAGTCACGTAATATTGATGTTCATCCATCATATAGCCCTGAAAATTCAAGAACACAAACTGTAAATTCTGTCACTGCTGAAGTTTGCTCTCCCAAGATAAGTGAATGGCGAAATAAAGGTGTTGAAGGAATGTTTGAAGATATACATGAGATGGATACTGCATTTATAGATGATTCTCATCTATCCCCTGCTAACTTAAAAGGCCACTTCAGTATAAAGTTATGTAATAATGGTGCAACCTCCTCAACTGGAAGCATGACATCAGTTTCCTCCACTAATACCCCAAAAGCTGGCCATTTTGTTTCCTTCTGGTTAGAACATAACAATCCTTCAGAGTTAGAGGACATCCAACAG ATGATTGACCTTGCAGACATAGCCCGCTGTGTGGCAAGCACAAATCTCTCAAAGGAAGGGTCATATGAGTTTTTGCTTGCTTGTATGCAAGATCTACAGGATGTTTTACATAATAGCAAGCTCAAAGCTCTTGTAATAGACACTTTTGGGGGTCGGATAGAGAAACTTCTGCG GGAAAAGTATATACTTGCTTGTGACATAATGGATACTAAAAGTCCTGCAAGTGACGCGAAACTTAAGGAAAATTCTAGACTTTTATTCGATAATGCATCTCAAAGTAGTGCAACGTCAACTCCTGTACACTCATCACATAAAGAAAGGACAAGCATTGATGATTTTGAAATCATCAAACCAATAAGTAGAGGTGCCTTTGGGAAAGTCTTTCTGGCACGCAAACGGATAACAGGAGATTTATTTGCAATTAAG GTTCGATTTTTTTATTCCTTCACCTGTAGCGATAACCTCTATTTGGTTATGGAATATCTCAATGGAGGTGATCTATATTCTTTGCTGAGAAAAGTCAGTTGCCTTGAGGAAGATGTAGCCCGTATATATATTGCAGAACTG GTTCTTGCTTTAGAGTATCTCCACTCTCTTGGAATTGTGCATCGTGATCTGAAACCAGACAACATACTGATTGCGCATGATGGGCACATCAAG CTTACAGACTTTGGGCTGTCAAAAATTGGCCTTATAAACAGCACCATTGAATTGTCAGGACCTGAGATGGATAGAAATAAAGTTTCAGGTGCTCATAGCCCACACACTCAACAAGCAGAAGACAGAAGTCGGCACTCAGCTGTTGGAACACCTGACTATCTTGCACCTGAAATTCTTCTTGGGACTGAGCATG GTTATGCTGCAGACTGGTGGTCTGCGGGAATAATTTTATTTGAACTTTTAACTGGAATACCACCCTTCACTGCTGAGAGTCCTGAG ATAATTTTTTACAACATTCTTAATAGAAAAATCCCTTGGCCTCCTGTTCCAGACAGCATGTCTTACGAGGCCCAAGACTTCATTAACAG GTTAATTACTCATGATCCAAATCAACGCTTAGGAGCGAATGGATCAACAGAG GTTAAATCACATCCTTTTTTCAGAGGAGTGGATTGGGACAACCTTGCATTGCAAAAG